In Chryseobacterium lactis, a single genomic region encodes these proteins:
- a CDS encoding cell wall anchor protein encodes MIELFKEHIGTFLSLVVSGSAGWFFGRRKLNAEVEGMDADNEGKKLENDEKLVNLYKEALDDLGNRYESKFKEFSEISERKIKLLEEEINIQKRINEQLRAENAVLKAKLKEN; translated from the coding sequence ATGATTGAGTTATTCAAAGAACATATAGGTACTTTTCTCAGCTTAGTAGTTTCGGGCTCTGCAGGATGGTTTTTCGGAAGAAGAAAGCTGAATGCAGAGGTAGAAGGAATGGATGCGGATAATGAAGGTAAAAAGCTGGAGAACGACGAGAAACTCGTTAATCTTTATAAAGAAGCTTTGGATGACCTTGGAAATCGTTATGAATCAAAGTTCAAAGAATTTTCAGAAATTTCAGAGCGAAAGATTAAATTGCTGGAAGAAGAAATCAATATTCAGAAACGCATCAATGAGCAACTGAGAGCAGAAAATGCTGTTCTTAAAGCAAAATTAAAAGAGAATTAA
- a CDS encoding peptidase domain-containing ABC transporter: protein MIFVPQHDQMDCGPACLAMISSHYGVNFRLQYLRDKSFITREGVSLLGITEASAKIGFDTVATKLQMNNLDSSLLPCILHWNQNHFVVLYKISKNILTGKLIFKIADPAHGYIALTEEKFKNNWISEGEKGVALFLEPTEEFYKQTSEQETKISVKFLLNYLKPYKKQMLQMLVFLLLGTITTVVLPVLTQKLIDEGVSKKDLSVISYILIAQLAFFVGNIIFNVFRNWIMLIVGTNVNIRIISDFLKKLLQLPIKFFDTKLLGDFSQRIQDHERIESFLTSQSLITLFSALTFIVFFGVLWYYDITILSVYLILTSISITWSLFWMKKRKILDYFRFQQRSENQESIYEIINGVSEMKLNQFEEYNRHKWKEIQKKLLKTNVRILKLDQIQLSGFEFINQLKNIIVTFLAASFVVKGNMTLGELLSVSYIIGQMNSPVNELIQFFRSLQDAKLSLSRLNEVQDHPNEEHENQVPLLSKKYTEQNGIERGIYFKDVSYQYEGPRSPYVLKNINLFIPEGKITAIVGASGSGKSTLMKIFLKFYEPIEGEIFFNHLNSRDISPKDLRKNCGTVMQDGFIFSDTIERNIVAGDEDIDYIKLEKALYTANIKSFVEELPLGLKTKIGAAGNGISGGQKQRILIARAVYKNPQFIFFDEATSALDADNEKIIHDNLQSFFNGKTAVIVAHRLSTVKNADQIVVLKHGEIVEQGSHQELVSRRSDYYNLVKNQLELGN, encoded by the coding sequence ATGATTTTTGTTCCTCAACACGATCAGATGGATTGCGGCCCGGCATGTCTCGCTATGATCTCCTCTCATTATGGAGTAAATTTCAGATTACAATATTTAAGGGACAAAAGCTTCATTACCAGAGAAGGAGTTTCGCTATTAGGAATCACTGAAGCTTCAGCAAAAATAGGGTTTGATACAGTTGCTACTAAGTTGCAAATGAATAACTTAGATAGTAGTCTTCTACCATGTATACTACATTGGAACCAGAATCACTTTGTTGTTCTATACAAAATTTCAAAAAATATCTTAACAGGAAAACTGATATTTAAAATAGCAGATCCTGCACATGGATATATAGCACTAACGGAAGAAAAATTTAAAAATAACTGGATCTCTGAAGGTGAAAAAGGAGTAGCTCTTTTTTTAGAGCCAACGGAAGAGTTCTATAAACAAACCTCAGAACAAGAAACCAAAATATCAGTAAAATTTTTATTAAACTATCTGAAACCGTACAAAAAGCAAATGCTTCAGATGCTTGTATTTCTCCTTTTGGGAACCATCACTACTGTCGTACTTCCTGTTCTAACACAGAAATTAATAGATGAAGGGGTGAGTAAAAAGGATCTTTCAGTTATTTCATATATACTTATTGCTCAATTAGCATTTTTCGTGGGTAATATTATATTCAATGTTTTTCGCAACTGGATAATGCTGATTGTAGGAACTAATGTTAATATCCGTATTATTTCTGATTTCCTGAAAAAACTCTTACAGTTACCTATTAAGTTTTTTGATACGAAACTGTTGGGCGATTTCAGCCAACGAATACAGGATCATGAACGTATAGAGAGTTTTTTGACCTCCCAGAGCCTTATTACATTATTTTCAGCACTCACTTTCATTGTCTTCTTTGGTGTCCTTTGGTACTATGATATTACGATTTTATCCGTATATCTGATTTTGACTTCAATATCCATAACATGGTCTTTGTTTTGGATGAAGAAAAGGAAAATTTTAGATTATTTCCGTTTCCAGCAAAGAAGTGAGAACCAGGAATCCATTTATGAGATCATCAATGGAGTCTCAGAAATGAAGCTTAATCAATTTGAGGAGTATAACCGCCATAAATGGAAAGAAATACAGAAGAAGCTGTTGAAGACCAATGTAAGAATACTCAAGTTGGATCAGATACAACTTTCAGGATTTGAATTTATTAATCAGTTAAAAAATATCATTGTCACTTTTTTGGCAGCTTCATTTGTGGTAAAAGGAAATATGACCTTAGGAGAGTTATTAAGTGTTTCTTATATTATTGGACAAATGAATTCTCCGGTGAATGAGCTTATTCAATTCTTTCGATCTTTGCAGGACGCCAAACTGAGTTTATCAAGATTAAACGAAGTACAGGATCATCCCAATGAAGAACACGAAAACCAGGTTCCGTTACTCAGTAAAAAATATACTGAACAGAATGGAATAGAGAGGGGAATTTATTTTAAGGATGTCTCTTATCAATATGAAGGTCCCCGATCTCCTTATGTTTTAAAAAATATCAATCTTTTTATTCCTGAAGGAAAAATAACGGCAATAGTGGGAGCGAGCGGAAGCGGAAAAAGTACCCTCATGAAAATTTTCCTGAAGTTTTATGAACCGATAGAAGGTGAAATTTTTTTCAATCATTTAAATAGTAGAGATATTTCACCAAAAGACCTTAGAAAAAACTGTGGAACTGTAATGCAGGATGGTTTTATATTTTCTGATACCATAGAACGAAATATTGTTGCAGGGGATGAAGATATTGATTATATAAAGCTTGAGAAAGCTTTATATACTGCTAATATTAAATCTTTTGTTGAAGAACTTCCATTGGGACTGAAAACCAAGATTGGAGCTGCGGGTAATGGGATTTCCGGAGGACAGAAACAAAGAATATTGATTGCAAGGGCTGTGTATAAGAACCCGCAGTTTATCTTTTTTGACGAAGCTACCTCTGCTCTTGATGCTGATAATGAAAAAATAATTCATGACAATTTGCAATCTTTTTTTAATGGTAAAACTGCTGTCATTGTAGCACATAGACTTTCAACGGTGAAAAATGCTGACCAGATTGTCGTATTAAAACATGGCGAAATTGTAGAGCAGGGCAGCCATCAGGAACTGGTTTCCAGAAGATCCGATTATTATAATCTTGTAAAGAATCAACTGGAGCTTGGAAATTAA
- a CDS encoding radical SAM/SPASM domain-containing protein, with amino-acid sequence MNYKLSHYTISTQVSEDKYVIFSTRSCKVLLLEKENYNFLINGHFDKVDSDIKNQLITAVILVPSFEDELMEIIEENKMMISGNDVLYQVIQPSSNCQLGCGYCGQQHTKNDLQAKDYEKLIERIKYKLSLKEYKALSIGWFGGEPLMSLHTLRKVTEKLKELTSDLGIGYNAKITTNGLALKKNIFLELVNKHHIKTIEITLDGTAEFHDKRRFVKSGEKSFDLIFKNLVDIFSIENYKDLGAHISIRCNVDSTNYQSVVPLLQLLYQHGFQDKISHFYVAPIHSWGNEAHLVSLEKETFAEKEIEWILEQYKYGFSPLILPVRNHELCMITNQDAELIDAFGNIYNCTEVSYVPVYDNSQYKLGNIKDIDIDQKFNSPHLQNWNDIVLADEKGYPCHTCKMFPVCGGGCPKSWEEGIIACPSNKFNIQDKLAINYIIQEKGAEYLMS; translated from the coding sequence ATGAACTATAAACTATCTCATTATACTATTTCTACACAGGTTTCGGAGGATAAATATGTTATCTTTTCTACCAGAAGTTGTAAAGTACTTCTCCTGGAGAAAGAGAATTATAATTTCCTGATCAACGGACACTTTGATAAAGTCGATTCCGATATAAAAAACCAGCTTATTACAGCTGTTATTTTAGTTCCTTCTTTTGAAGATGAATTAATGGAAATTATAGAAGAAAATAAAATGATGATTTCAGGTAATGATGTATTGTATCAGGTCATTCAGCCTTCATCAAATTGTCAGCTGGGTTGCGGGTATTGCGGGCAGCAACATACCAAAAATGATCTGCAGGCCAAGGATTACGAAAAATTAATTGAGCGGATAAAATATAAACTTTCTTTAAAAGAGTATAAGGCCTTGTCTATTGGCTGGTTTGGAGGAGAGCCCCTGATGAGCTTACACACATTGCGAAAAGTAACGGAAAAATTAAAAGAACTTACCTCAGACTTAGGAATTGGGTACAATGCTAAAATTACCACCAATGGTCTTGCATTGAAAAAAAATATATTTCTGGAGTTGGTTAATAAGCATCATATAAAAACAATAGAAATAACATTGGATGGTACCGCAGAATTTCATGATAAAAGACGATTTGTGAAATCAGGCGAGAAATCATTTGATCTTATTTTTAAAAATTTAGTTGATATTTTTAGTATTGAAAATTACAAAGATCTCGGAGCTCATATTTCCATAAGATGTAATGTTGACAGTACCAATTACCAGTCAGTAGTTCCATTATTACAGTTATTGTATCAGCATGGTTTTCAGGATAAAATTTCCCATTTTTACGTAGCACCTATTCACTCGTGGGGTAATGAAGCACATTTGGTATCCCTGGAAAAAGAAACATTTGCTGAGAAAGAGATAGAATGGATTCTAGAACAATATAAATATGGATTCTCACCCTTGATTCTTCCCGTAAGAAATCACGAACTCTGTATGATTACTAATCAGGATGCAGAATTAATAGATGCATTCGGCAATATATACAACTGCACCGAAGTATCCTATGTTCCTGTTTATGATAATTCACAGTATAAACTTGGAAATATAAAAGATATTGATATTGACCAAAAGTTTAATTCACCTCATTTACAAAACTGGAACGATATTGTTCTTGCTGATGAAAAAGGATATCCATGCCATACCTGCAAAATGTTTCCGGTTTGTGGAGGAGGATGTCCTAAATCCTGGGAAGAGGGAATTATTGCCTGCCCTTCCAATAAATTCAATATTCAGGATAAGCTTGCCATCAATTATATTATACAGGAAAAAGGAGCAGAATATTTAATGAGTTGA
- a CDS encoding helix-turn-helix domain-containing protein, which produces MSYSELELTIQNLENKPDEQWKYINNFIRKAKKETNPEKTRRGYVLASFNKRGKEQILYGDSILIIAKKINDNNIIGDSYLSLGMSYTNNENYPKALDAFIKGYDYIKKNKNPYLIHNAEYQIAQTKSYLGLYQDAHELLTDCVSFFRLHHEKIEDTHYAYYYLYSLIALIETNSHLSNFNANTSLIQEGIDFIKKNPDFKEYYAYFISSQGTDLYYQHKYDQAVVKIHKAIQLYNDSWKHLTDKFYLGMSLWKLGKKEEALPYFLLFDQEYKETGKLDPKFRPAFEILIRHYSENNDSEKQLEYINTLLILDKAYEKDYKYLNSTLNKEYDTKKLHEEKEILENKIKWERFFYFTLIGFGFLVILFLTFLLTKYYNRRKYSKILNERYFEIQDEDIPVQNEMFEQTNDDAIIDDQLGINPLIVENVLKTLSSFEKDKQYLKKNISLASMSKLCGTNTVYLSRIINFYKKKSFNEYLNELRLDHIVSQWKNKPKTRYISIQKTAENAGYNTTQTFTKNFQEKYNIPPTYFLNQLNKES; this is translated from the coding sequence ATGAGTTATTCCGAACTGGAACTGACTATTCAAAATTTAGAAAATAAACCTGATGAACAGTGGAAATACATCAATAATTTCATCCGAAAGGCTAAAAAAGAAACCAACCCTGAAAAGACGAGAAGAGGTTATGTTCTGGCAAGTTTTAATAAGAGAGGCAAGGAACAGATATTATATGGAGACAGCATATTAATTATTGCAAAGAAAATCAACGATAATAATATAATCGGTGACAGCTATTTGTCTCTGGGAATGTCTTATACTAATAATGAAAATTACCCTAAAGCATTGGATGCTTTTATTAAAGGATACGATTATATTAAAAAAAATAAAAATCCTTATTTAATTCATAATGCTGAATATCAAATAGCTCAAACCAAATCGTATCTGGGATTATATCAGGATGCACATGAATTATTAACGGACTGTGTTTCCTTTTTCAGATTACATCATGAAAAAATTGAAGATACCCATTATGCCTATTATTATCTTTATTCTTTAATTGCTCTGATAGAAACAAATAGTCATTTATCAAATTTTAATGCTAATACAAGCCTTATACAGGAAGGCATCGACTTTATAAAAAAGAATCCGGATTTCAAAGAATATTATGCTTATTTTATTTCTTCACAGGGAACTGATCTTTATTATCAGCATAAATATGATCAAGCTGTAGTAAAAATTCACAAAGCCATTCAATTATATAATGATTCATGGAAACATCTTACTGACAAGTTTTATCTGGGAATGTCACTTTGGAAATTGGGAAAAAAGGAAGAAGCACTCCCCTATTTTTTATTATTCGATCAGGAATATAAAGAAACTGGAAAATTAGATCCTAAATTCCGGCCGGCCTTTGAAATTCTCATTCGACATTATTCAGAAAATAATGACAGTGAAAAGCAGCTCGAGTACATCAATACACTTCTTATACTGGATAAAGCGTATGAAAAAGATTATAAGTATCTGAATTCTACGTTAAACAAAGAATATGATACAAAAAAGTTACACGAGGAAAAAGAAATACTTGAAAATAAAATTAAGTGGGAAAGGTTTTTTTATTTTACACTTATTGGCTTCGGATTTCTAGTGATTTTATTTTTAACATTTTTGCTTACCAAATATTATAACAGAAGAAAATATTCTAAAATATTGAATGAAAGATATTTTGAAATACAGGATGAAGACATTCCAGTTCAAAATGAAATGTTCGAACAGACTAATGATGATGCAATAATTGATGACCAATTAGGAATAAATCCTTTAATTGTTGAAAATGTGCTTAAAACATTATCTTCTTTTGAAAAAGATAAACAGTATCTCAAAAAAAACATCTCCCTTGCCAGTATGTCTAAACTTTGTGGAACGAATACAGTTTATCTATCCAGAATTATCAATTTCTATAAGAAAAAAAGTTTCAATGAATATCTTAATGAATTAAGGCTGGATCACATCGTTTCTCAATGGAAAAACAAACCTAAAACAAGATACATCAGTATACAAAAAACAGCAGAAAATGCAGGTTATAATACTACTCAAACTTTTACAAAAAATTTTCAGGAAAAATATAATATTCCACCTACCTATTTTCTCAATCAACTCAATAAAGAAAGCTAG
- a CDS encoding LytR/AlgR family response regulator transcription factor — protein MKIAIIEDELLAVNYLKNLLDKQHIIPVTETVILRSKKQAIDFFENNSADLIFMDIHLGDGMSLEIFEHVEVFTPIIFITAFDEYAMRVFRHFTIDYLLKPFEEEDLHKALQKFISIRNNFDPEPLLKSMSTLQQGNNHEVMKRFMVREGNKLKSIDENNTAYFFASGKYLFLTTLDHQTYIYDDTIKDIIQKLNPEVFFKVNRKFIINKEAITEIIKHSSQKVELKLSPDPEVNTEVFISKTQISECLIWLNK, from the coding sequence ATGAAAATTGCCATTATAGAAGATGAATTGCTGGCTGTTAATTATCTGAAAAATCTTTTGGATAAACAACATATCATTCCTGTTACCGAAACAGTTATTCTTCGATCAAAAAAACAGGCAATAGACTTCTTCGAAAACAATTCTGCAGATCTCATTTTTATGGATATTCATTTAGGTGATGGGATGAGCCTCGAAATTTTTGAACATGTGGAAGTTTTTACTCCCATTATCTTTATCACGGCATTTGATGAATATGCGATGAGGGTGTTCAGGCATTTTACGATAGATTATCTTCTCAAGCCTTTTGAAGAAGAGGATTTGCATAAAGCATTACAGAAATTCATTTCAATACGCAATAATTTTGATCCCGAACCCTTATTGAAATCTATGTCAACCTTACAACAGGGAAATAACCATGAAGTGATGAAGCGTTTTATGGTAAGAGAGGGAAATAAGCTGAAGTCAATAGACGAAAATAATACGGCTTATTTTTTTGCATCCGGTAAATATCTTTTTCTAACGACTTTGGATCATCAGACCTATATTTATGATGATACCATTAAGGATATTATTCAAAAGTTAAACCCGGAGGTTTTCTTCAAAGTAAACCGGAAATTTATCATTAATAAAGAAGCAATTACTGAAATTATCAAACATTCCAGCCAGAAAGTAGAGCTCAAGCTTTCTCCGGATCCGGAAGTGAATACTGAAGTATTTATCAGCAAGACACAGATTTCAGAATGCCTGATTTGGTTGAATAAATAA
- a CDS encoding RagB/SusD family nutrient uptake outer membrane protein, protein MRKITTFIAIAAISFISVGCDRFLDIQPEGKIIPTTAEDYRKVLTSAYSKYPVHKSLTALRTDEVNIDENGMDFISYREIAMWKDSNNDPSSTEFPWVGFYSVNFYLNQIINEGSKTMKDSSEKNQILAEAYALRAYLYFDMVNLYGIPYNSATASTDKGVPISLEIDIEQVLKPSSVQEVYNQVHADIRKAEELMVEQKQVAGVNYRFSKTALMAFQARTALYEGDWNKAVSYADQVLAVKSDLVNLNTTNTVPNHFASPESIMALDNTWDNSIKNLCFVSSDLLAAYNTTADKRFGIYFEKNGSKYKVIKGGSSDFRVSFRTAEQYFIKSEALLKLNKLDEAKETLLKVLKNRYTPDGYASVQNTISSMDAGAFLNFIMDERYREFALEGQRWFDLRRANQKKISHLISGKEYILQQNDVRYTIEYPMSAKRNNPNL, encoded by the coding sequence ATGAGAAAAATTACAACATTTATAGCAATTGCAGCAATAAGCTTTATCAGTGTAGGATGTGACAGGTTTTTAGATATTCAGCCTGAAGGGAAAATTATCCCTACGACTGCTGAGGATTATCGTAAAGTACTTACATCTGCCTATTCAAAATATCCCGTTCACAAGTCTTTAACAGCCCTTCGTACAGATGAGGTGAATATTGATGAAAACGGAATGGATTTTATTTCCTATCGTGAAATTGCCATGTGGAAGGATTCCAATAACGATCCGTCATCTACAGAATTTCCATGGGTAGGTTTTTATTCCGTGAACTTTTATCTGAATCAAATCATTAATGAGGGGAGTAAGACGATGAAGGATTCTTCGGAAAAAAATCAGATTCTTGCGGAAGCCTACGCGCTTCGTGCCTATCTGTATTTTGATATGGTAAATCTGTATGGGATTCCCTACAATAGTGCAACAGCTTCTACAGACAAAGGAGTTCCCATCAGTCTGGAAATTGATATTGAACAAGTATTGAAGCCATCTTCGGTACAGGAAGTGTATAACCAGGTGCATGCTGATATCCGGAAAGCAGAAGAGCTTATGGTAGAGCAAAAGCAGGTGGCAGGTGTCAATTATAGATTCTCAAAAACTGCATTAATGGCTTTTCAGGCTAGAACGGCTCTTTATGAAGGAGACTGGAATAAAGCGGTAAGCTATGCTGATCAGGTGCTGGCTGTAAAAAGTGATTTGGTTAATTTAAATACTACGAATACGGTACCTAATCATTTTGCATCACCGGAATCTATCATGGCTTTGGATAATACATGGGATAATTCTATAAAAAACCTTTGTTTTGTATCTTCGGACTTGTTGGCAGCCTATAATACTACTGCAGACAAAAGATTTGGAATTTATTTTGAAAAGAACGGTAGCAAATATAAAGTTATTAAGGGCGGAAGTTCAGATTTCAGAGTGTCTTTCCGAACAGCAGAACAATATTTTATAAAATCTGAAGCATTATTAAAGTTGAATAAGCTTGATGAGGCTAAAGAAACGCTTTTAAAGGTATTAAAAAACAGGTATACTCCGGATGGATATGCTTCTGTACAGAATACCATTTCCTCCATGGATGCAGGAGCATTCCTGAATTTCATAATGGATGAGAGATACAGAGAATTTGCGTTGGAAGGACAGCGTTGGTTCGATTTAAGGAGAGCAAACCAGAAAAAAATAAGCCATTTAATTAGTGGTAAGGAATATATTCTTCAACAAAATGATGTACGATATACGATTGAATATCCGATGAGTGCAAAGAGAAATAATCCTAATTTATAA